CGCGGTGAGGAGCGGCAGATAGACGGCCATCGACAGGTCCTCGATGACCAGCACCCCGAGGATGACCGGCGTCTCCCGGTTGCCGAGCCGGCCCAGGTCCGCGAGGACCTTGGCGATCACCCCGGACGAGGAGATCCAGGTGACCCCGGCCAGGGCCACGGCCCCCACCGGACCCCAGCCGAGCAGCAGGGCGGCGACGGCGCCCGGGGTCGCGTTGAGCACGAAGTCCACGGCCCCGGACGGGTACTGGGTCTTCAGACTGGTGACGAGCTCGGAGGCGCTGTATTCGAGCCCCAGCAGGAGCAGCAACAGGATGACGCCGATCTCGGCGCCCACGGCGGTGAACTCCTCGCTCGCCCCCAGCGGCAGCAGCCCGCCCTCGCCGAAGGCGAGCCCGGCCAGCAGATACAGCGGGATGGGCGAGAGTCCTACGCGGCCGGCGAACCGGCCGATGATGCCGAGTCCCAGGATGACGGAGCCGAGCTCCACCAGCAGTGCGGTCGTGTCGTGCACGGTCAGCCCTCCGCAATGATCTCGGAGAGCGTGTCGACGCCCTCCCTCGTACCGACGGCGACGAGCGTGTCCCCGATGGCGAGCCGGAAGTCCGGCCCGGGTGACGGATGCGCGCTGTGGGTCCGCAGCACCGCCACGATCGAGGCCCCGGTCCGGGTCCGGGCCCGGGTGTCCCCGAGCAGCCGGCCGCCGTACGGGGAACGCGTCCCGAGCGGGATGTGCTCGGTGACCAGGTCGATGCCCTCGGTCCGCACGGCGTCGATCGGCGCCGCGTCGATGAGGTGGGCGAGGCCGGTGGCCTCCTGTGGAGTCAGGGGTACGGAGAGTTTGCAGGAATCGGGGTCGTCCTGGTCGTAGAAGCCGATGAACCGCCGGCCGTCGTGGTGGACGACGACCGAGATGTGCTGTCCCGACTCGGTGGTGTAGTCGTACTGCACGCCGACTCCGGGCAGCGTGGTGCGGTGGGTTCCCATGGCTTCCTCCCGGGGAGCGCGGTGTGCGTCTCTGACGTTCTTGGCGATCTCTTTAGCTGCCCATGACCTTATCCGGAGGGTCCCGCCGCCTTCGTGGCCGGTTCCGTACCCGCCCGGACGCACGCGTGCCCGGCCGGTGCGCAGCCGGCCGGGCACGCGGTGGTCGACGCGAGGCGTCAGTCGGCGATCTCGATCCTGCCGTTCTGTGCGGTGGCGGTGTCCTGCTGGGCCGGGACCTGTGCCTTCGGGCCCGCGCCCTTGAGGTTCTGGAGCAGCGCGGCGAGGTCGACTCCCGTGGTGGAGCTGAGGAGTTCCATGCCCTGGGCGACGTTGTCCGTGACCGTGCGCGACAGCTGGCTGGCGCCGTCCGTCGAGATCACCGTCAGCTTGTCGATGGCGCTCAGCGGCTCGGACGCTTTGGCGACGACCTGCGGGAGCACCTCGACGAGCATCTGGAGGACGGCCGCGTCGCCGTACTGCGCGAAGGCGTCGGCCTTCTTCTGCATGGCCTCGGCCTCGGCCGAACCCCGGGCGGCGATGGCGGCGGCCTCGGCCTCACCCTCGATGCGCACGGCGTCGGCGAGCGCCGAACGGTGCAGCTTCTCGCCCTGACCGGTCAGCCGGGAGCGCTCCGCGTCCGCCTCGGCCTCCTTGACCTGGGCGATGCGGCGGGCCTCCGCCTCCTGCTCGGCCTGGTAGCGCGCGGCGTCGGCGGGCTTGCGGACCTTGGTGTCGAGCTCGCGGTCGGTCAGGGCGGCCTGGCGCTCGGCGACCTTCTCCTGCTCCTGGAGGACCTCCTGCTGACGGGCGGCCTCGGCGAGCGGACCGGCGGCGTTCGCCTTCGCGGCGGCCGCCTCCGTCTCGGCCTTGATCTCGGCCTGCTTCAGGTTGAACGTCCGCTCGGCGATGGCGATCTCCTCGGCGGCCTTCAGCCGGGCCTGCTCCGAGGCGCGGCGGGCGTTCGCCTCGGCGATGTCCGCCTCCTGCTTGGCGCGGGCGGCCTCGGGGCGGCCGAGGTCCTCCAGGTAGGAGCCCTCGGTGGTGATGTCCTGGATCTGGAAGGCGTCCAGGATCAGGCCCTGACCGGACAGGCTGGCCTCGGCCTCCTCCGCCACCTGGCCGGCGAACGCGGCGCGGTCGCGGATGATGTCCTCGACCGACATCCGGCCGACGATGGCGCGCAGCGCACCGGAGAGCACTTCCTGGGTGAAGCCGACGATGCCGTCCTGCTGCTGGAGGAAGCGCTGGGCGGCGGCCCGGATGGCGTCCTCGCTGCCGCCGACCTTGACGATCGCGACGCCTTCCAGATGGGACTTGACCCCGCGCAGGGTGACGGCGCCGCGCACGGCGACGGGGATGTGCCGGCTGGAGAGGTCCAGGGTGAACTTCTGCTGGACGAAGGGCACGACGAAGACGCCGCCGCCGACGACGACCTTCTGGCCGCTGTTGTCGATGCTGGACCGGCCGGTCACCGGGTCCACGGACTTCTTGCCGCGGCGTCCGGTGATGATGAACGCCTGGCTGGGGCCCGCGACCTTGTAGCGCGTGATGACGGCGAGGGCGAGCAGGAAGAGGAGTACGACGACTCCGACGATGGCGATCAGGACTGGACTCATAAGGATGTCCCCCTCTGCCTCCCGACAGGGGACGGCAGTTCTGTGGCGAGCGGTGGCGTGCGGGCCGGCGGGCCGGCTCAGCGTTCGACGGGACGGACCGAGACCGAGGTGGTCGAGAGGGTGGCCTCGACCCAGATCTCGGTGCCGCGTGCGACCGGTACCGGGCTCTTCGCCGAGAGCTTCACGGGCTGCCCCCCGAGTCGCAGCAGCACCTCCCCGTAGCCGTCGGCCGGAATGGCCGTGACCACGGAACCCGACGTGCCGACGAGGTCCTCGTCCCGTGGCGTGGCATGGGTCTGATCCCGCATCAGGGCTCGGCTGAACTTCCAGGTCAACCAGGCCGCGACCAGCCCGGCGAGCACCCCGGCGGCGGTGGCGGCGATCGTGCCGGCACCGGTCGTGCCGAGCACGATGGCGCCGCCGAATCCGAGCATCGAGACGAAACCGGCGATCACCGGAAGGGAGACCAGCCCGCTGAAGAGACCTTCCAGCAAGCCCCCGAAGAGTCCTTCGAGGATTCCGTCGAAGACCAGGGACAGGGCGAGCAGCGCGACTCCCGCAATGC
This genomic interval from Streptomyces sp. NBC_00464 contains the following:
- a CDS encoding cation:proton antiporter regulatory subunit, yielding MGTHRTTLPGVGVQYDYTTESGQHISVVVHHDGRRFIGFYDQDDPDSCKLSVPLTPQEATGLAHLIDAAPIDAVRTEGIDLVTEHIPLGTRSPYGGRLLGDTRARTRTGASIVAVLRTHSAHPSPGPDFRLAIGDTLVAVGTREGVDTLSEIIAEG
- a CDS encoding flotillin family protein codes for the protein MSPVLIAIVGVVVLLFLLALAVITRYKVAGPSQAFIITGRRGKKSVDPVTGRSSIDNSGQKVVVGGGVFVVPFVQQKFTLDLSSRHIPVAVRGAVTLRGVKSHLEGVAIVKVGGSEDAIRAAAQRFLQQQDGIVGFTQEVLSGALRAIVGRMSVEDIIRDRAAFAGQVAEEAEASLSGQGLILDAFQIQDITTEGSYLEDLGRPEAARAKQEADIAEANARRASEQARLKAAEEIAIAERTFNLKQAEIKAETEAAAAKANAAGPLAEAARQQEVLQEQEKVAERQAALTDRELDTKVRKPADAARYQAEQEAEARRIAQVKEAEADAERSRLTGQGEKLHRSALADAVRIEGEAEAAAIAARGSAEAEAMQKKADAFAQYGDAAVLQMLVEVLPQVVAKASEPLSAIDKLTVISTDGASQLSRTVTDNVAQGMELLSSTTGVDLAALLQNLKGAGPKAQVPAQQDTATAQNGRIEIAD